The genome window TCACGACTGCTCCCTGCAAAGACAAGTTTGCTTATTTGACTCAGTAATTCCAGAACTCAAGTTGATTATGTTCTAGTTCTGGTTAGCACCACAAACCATTGAAACACACAGGAGTAACGGACCTTTGGAATGGTGTAGCCCCCCAGCTGCGTGTCACTGGCGGCCATGTGCTGTACTCCGAAGTTTATCAGTGAACAAGCTCTCATCACTTCGTGAATCACGGCCTCCGTGTACGGCATCCTGAGACAGACGCAACGAAAAATCAAAGGAGGACATTAAAAACTAGTTCATACTTACGAAATGGTGCAACACCTGTTTATACTTACAAGGTGGCACCTAAGCAGGTACTGACAAATGAACAAGACAGGAGAGGGAATCACCTACCTAGACTTCTCCGCCAAGGTGGGCAGAGCTCCACTGGGAAGCACTTCGTCAATCTCAGCATGCAACTTGCGCTGAACCTGCGGATGTGCCGCCAGGTAGCAACACACCCACGTGAAGGTGTTGGAGGTGGTCTCGCTTCCCGCACTGAACATCTCAAACATTAGAAACATCAaatctctctctgaaatagaCATGTCAAACATCAAAGAACCAAAACGATGGTTTTAAGGAATGGCAGAAATTTATATTGATTTTCAGAAACATAATGTAATATGAATTCTTATAAATCTAAATGGAAGTGATGTGTGTCTCACAACGCACTAAGCTGCGACTAAATACCACTATATAGGAATTTATATGGAAGATAGAGACATCTtttaacaccacaccacaccattgaCGAGGGAGCGATGGAACACCTCTAACAAACTTACCGCTGCAGGTTGTTTCCGGGTCATCTTTCTTTGCCTCCATCTCCAGCAAGTAGCTATCAATGAGGTCCCGCGGGTGGTTTGGATCCAAAGTGGCCTTGTGCTCCTCGACCTCTTCCTGACcacacaaaggaaaatagaaatgacGCCCTTCATAAAACGATTCTTCTCTGGTCAAATTCTAAACCCAATTGAAGGACTGACGCTTTCCCATTTAACACAAATATAGTTTTGTTAGAGACAAAAGAATACAGAGGAATGAACCATCTGAAGAATTAAAACATTTCGTTCACTAAGATAATATTAAAATCTCTGAAATAGGTGCAATGTAAATAACATGTgcaagaagatagatagaaaactcACCCTAAAGAACTGCAAGAACTTTTCCTTCATGTCCATCATTTCATGATATTTAATGAGGCGTTTAAAGAGGAAATCCGGCATGACATTCTGCATCCACGGCATGAAGTCCTTGATGGCCAGTCGATTGGAAAGTATAACTAGATCTGATAAAAGGTCTACAAACTCGTgtaatcttttgttttctgcATCAAACTGTCTGCCTGTGGGATGAGAAACCACTGTGAAATTCATTTATAAAAAGAGGGATTAAATCAACAAGACTAAAAGCATAATGTAGTAAAATAACTCTTTCCCAGCGTCACTCGCCACGTACTCGCCACCATGTACCAGATGATATTAATCACAGACAGATGAAGCTGATGGTTAATCACTACAGCTGTTCCAGCCCCCTTGGCGAGTGTCTCGCGCAGCTTAAGGCATTGCTGCTGCACCGCCCCCACCAGGGAGGACTTGCCCATGCCAAGGTCACGCAGCTGCCGCAGCGTAAATCTGCGGTTGTTGTGCCATAAAATGCCGCTAGATGAAACGATTCCTGTTGATGAACATAACAATCCAGTCACCTGTGATGTACCTTATTACTCTGCATTAACATATTTTTCACCCCTACGTTTCCTACTGGTTCACGCAAGGAAGGGAATCAAGATTCAGCAACATTCATAGATCATCATATTGAGATGAGGCTGTGAAGTGTCTCACCGTGGGGAGCCTCATCTATTAATGTCAGTACATCCCAATCTGGTCTGGGAATAAATTCGGCTCTGGAGAAAGCTTCTTTCATCAGTTTGTAGTCGTTTATAAAAATCATTAACTGTGTCCCCATCCTCCATCTGCGTCGgagcataagaacataagaaaaagaggaaagctgcaagaggctgttaGTCCTCGTATGAGCAAagttacctaattccatctatcatcagAGGAGAAAGTTAATTAAACATATATGCACATTGTGTAGTAGGAATATGAATGCAGAGAGGTGGTAACTGTCCACAGCGTCACTCACAAGAAGATGTTTCCATACTGCTGGTGGAGGTCCATCACCTGCTCCTCAAAGTTCTTGCTGGTCCAGGGGATGTAGCCCACCAGGGGAAGCCCCCACTTGCCTGAGGGACAACACCACCAAGTAGCGCCATTACCAATCACAAAGCCAGGCGCGGTTCAAGGTCAGAATTATCATCACGATATTGAATTGTACATTTTTATTCCTGCTGTCACTGTAGTGCACATTCTGCACAAAGTGTGAACTCTCCGAACATCAAGTGTTTCACTACACCAAGTTGTGGGAGGTCAGGTCAAGAGGTACGCACCTGGAGGCAATCCTGGAGGCTTACTGAAGGTCTTCCACAGCAGGAACACCAGCACAGCGAACAGAAACACCTCCACCAACATCTCAGCGGCTTGCCACCGATGCCTGTCTTGTATtctaaaatgaaaaggagacaaaacagAAGGATAAGACATCACTACCAAGGGCACTGTTTTCAACCCTAACATTTTGTACTTGCACACTGGTAGTCCTGTGAGTAACACTGTTTACCTGACGTTGGTTTGATGGCAAGTCTAGGAGGTACAGATTTAACCCAGTACTGAGTAAATACTCCTCACACGTTGCACGTGACTATAGCAAGAATTAACACAATTCGCTAAATTGCTAAATATTCGCATTGATAGGTTTTCTTCCCTACACAACACCAAAATCTCCAAATTACACGAAACAACTAGAAAATATACACAATATACTCCTACAAATCTAAAGAGCTAGTCAGCCTATGAAGAAAAGGACATAGATGATGAAATACAGTGATTCTCCTCCACTTGTTTTCTACTCACCAAGCTGACTGTCCCAGCACCGCCGAACCCTGCAGACAGTACCACGCGTCTAGTGAATAGCTCATCATACTAGTGGTGCTAAGATTCTCATCCTTGAacgctgctgctgatgatgattagGCGAGCCCAGAAGGTACCAGACACGGATCTCTCGACAGCTTGTTTCTATATGTCTAATTATCACCACGCGATTATAACTCTGTGCGCAGATTTGTACCAGAATACAACTCCAACACAGAATACAACTCCAACACTGATGTTTGCGTACATCGATATACAAAATAATTCACTCATTAGCATCCAACATGACTACTATCATTCGAGGacacactctttctttctctctctctctctctctctctctctctctctctctctctctctctctctctctctctctctctcttattagttgttttttttaatggtgaCACATGAATAATCAAATCattatgtaaaggaaaaaaataaacccatggtttaagaagtgtgtgtgtgtgtgtgtgtgtgtgtgtgtgtgtgtgtgtgtgtgtgtgtgtgtgtgtgtgtgtgtgtgtgtgtgtgtaaagtaaagtaaagttttataaagtaaagtaaagtttattcccagcatatacatatatagacataactaacaaaatagaaaattattgGCATGATCCGTTGAGCCGGGGCTTCCTGACGGaatattttataaaaaaaaaaaaatcagcaaggCTGGGTATAGTTAAATATTacttgtatttttatcttcatacacttaacatacatatacatgtcTAAATATATAAACTACTTATTAGGCACATGCCTGCATACATGTATACATCAGTACACAAACCCATGCAGCCACATACATCAGTACACAAACTCATGAacccacatatacacatacatcagTACACAAACCTAtgcacccacatacacacatacatcagtACATAAACTATATATTAATAGCCCTATCCATAAGGACTTTGTAATGCaagtaaatgtttttttattttctttttaaaatgaTCTGGACTATCTGAAATGATTTTTATATCTACTGGCAAGTTGTTCCATAGTTGTGGCCCATAATAGAAGATGCTGTGTTTGAAAAGAATTGTGCGGTACTGTGGGCATATTATATTGACATCTTGTTGTCTGGTGCCGTATCTTGATTCCAATAATTTAAAAATTGGGGTTCCCAGTCTGTTTACAAGAAttttaaagataaataaaaggagaaaacatttgtgtatagaaaaaaaaattaagaagctTGTGCTCTGCGAAAATTTTGGCAGTGGAATCAAATTTTCCCAAGTTGAAAATACAtcttaaaattttgttttggactatttttaccttgatgatgaaagaaggccAGGTACATGCCCATAGTGAGACACAGTATACAAAGAGTATAATAGATACTGAGAAGAGTCTCGACAGTGAATTTGTTGCGAATCTTATACAATATGGCACACATCCTGGATAATTTGAAATAAACATCATTAATATGATACCTCCAATTTAAGTTTTTGTCTATATGAACACCTAAGAACTTCGTATGAGTTACATTTTTGACACCATTTCCCTCCAGCAACAATGGGGGCATTTGATAGTCTAAGGAgcgattctgaaaaaaaaaaaatgtaattagtTTTGGAAGTATTAATTGTTAAATGATTTGCTTTTGctcattgattgattttttctaATTCAGTTTGTAAAATCCTGTGCAAGTTAAGTAAATCCTTATCAGCTAATAAAAGActagtatcatcagcatatatagTGTATTTTAATTTTGTGCTTGCGTTAGTTATATCATCTATGTAAATCAGAAATAGTATTGGTCCTAAGATTGATCCTTGTGGTACACCTTTTGTTATAATATCTGATGTGGAGTAATGGTCATTGCAGAATACAGACTGAGTTCTATTTCTAAGATAGTTCATGAAAAGTTGCAAAGGTACACCTCTAATGCCCTTATGCTTTAATTTATCAAGTAATATGGTATGATTTAACGAgtcaaaggcttttgacaagTCAATAAACATACCAAATACGTGATGTTTCATCTCTAAATAATTGTAGACAACGTTGGTAAATTGTATAACTGCAGATTCTGTAGAATGTTTAGCTCTAAAACCGTGTTGATATTTCGAAAGCAAGTTATTTTTCTCCATATAATTTATCAGACGTGATGCTATGACTTTCTCAAATATTTTACTAAAAGCAGGTAATATTGaaatcggtctataattattgaTATCAGTTTTACTGCCAGATTTGTGTATTGAGATGACTTTagctattttcagtttttcaggAAAAATGCCGGTGTTCAGTGAAAGATTAATAATGTGAGTTAGTGGTATTGATAATGGGGACGATACATACTTTAAtatgtatcgtgtgtgtgtgtgtgtgtgtgtgtgtgtgtgtgtgtgtgtgtgtgtgtgtgtgtgtgtgtgtgtgtgtgtgtgtgtgtatgaggttTATCACCCATTTTACAGATGCATTGAGACggactttacacacacacactaaaacttaGTCGCCAGAAACAAGCACAAGGCAACTTCTTAACTTAACATCATACACTGTAAGCAAGGAATGTGGCAAGTCATCGTTACTTGCTTCCTATCCTACTACAGATAGCtgtgtatgctctctctctctctctctctctctctctctctctctctctctctctctctctcgtatcatgTATTTTCGTCATCCCTATTAATTCACCAATTTTTGGTTTATAGACTTGATTTTACTGAAATTATGTGACATGTACTTTGTATTGGTCTTCCTTCAGTAGTTGATGGTGTTTATTGTATGCAAAGTCACGGTGGTCTCACATTCTCACATTGCTTCCCATCGTTTGCCAGTTTGCTTCACTCATAAGTTCTGACCGGTCGACGCTCTCCCCACCAAATCTGATAGCTGAGAGCTGCTCCTGTATCACTGCGTGTGATCAACGAGATACCAGGCGtccctcttcacttcctttatcACACAAATGTACTGCGTCACTGGCCATCAGATACTTGtactgtacagagagagagagagagagagagggagagacctctctctctctctctctctctctctctctctctctctgagctccACGCATACTCAGATCgacaaaaaagggaaggagaagggggaatgGGAAGGGAGGCAACCCCTTCTCACCTGTTCGCCAACCCACtcttaacacatacacacacacacacacacacacacacacacacacacacacacacacacacacacacacacacacacacacacacacacacacacacacacacacacacaaaaaaaaaaaaaataaataaaataaaataaaataaaataaataaataaataaataaataaataaataaataaataaataaataaataataataataataataataataattttcaatAATTATTGACGAGTGTTCTATGAGACATGGGACGATACTGACTTTACTTTGCCCGACCTTAAGGCAAGCCAAAGTGTGGCTctcgaaacaaaaaaaaaacaaggggaagaggggaaaatcaAATGGTCAAACACAACTTCCAGACGCGATGAATCTCACTGTAACATCAGGACTATCTCGCAAGCCACACGTGTCTCCCAGCCCCGCGCTACTATCTCATGTTGAAATACgctattttgtctatttcttctcctataAAAATAAGCGGTGCTCGCTGCATGACCAACACATGGAAGTCCGACAACGTCACTGGAGAGCTTCTTGCGCCTTCATGCTCGATCGGCAACGTGGTTCTTTTTAAACTTGATTCCCACGTTCACCTTTCCCGCGAAGCTCAGGTTTATTTCAGTTTCCAGATCAACAGTGCAGCATTTCAATGTCCTGGGATTATTCAGGATGTTTCTTCAGTTGATGCTACATGAAACAGAGCCACGGCCTGCCCTGAGGCGACACAAGTGCCACATGTCTAAGAGACGCATTCAGAGACTCTCATAGCGCCTTGCTCCCTCTGTCTGGTGCACCGCAACGGTACACCCTCATGGAAAGAAGTCTTGCAATAATCCCACAAAAAAAGCTCAAAGGAATCAAAACAGACTCAGTGATATTGTAATTAATTTCCCGTAATATATCAACCCAGCAGACGCCACAGGATTAACGTGTAGATAAATGGGAATTTATTGAAAAAGTTACATGATTATCAATGCGACGTCAGTTCACAATACTTCAGAGCTCCACTAGACGGCACTGTGGTCATCAAACAGGTTGGAAATTCCACCACTAGAGAACACTGAAGTAAAACCCATAGCATGAAAACGTCTTGCACATACTGAGTTATGACTGCCTGcttgtgttcctccttctccaatgtCGGACCTGCAACAGAAGATGAGAAATGATTCAGTTATCACTTTTGTAGACAGAAGTGAAATCAAATTATGTTGACAGTGAGGCTGATCGAATGGTAAGCTGTGGTAGGTTACAACATAAGGCCAGGCCAGACAGACACTGAAGAACTAACACGATTTGACCTGTGTATGGAAACTAGCAGAAttatgtaaaagaagaaaggacatTTGTTGCTGGCATACTTTACAGGGCAGCTGATGATTGCCATAGCGACCATTACTGTTCCCTGGCGGTGAAGACGAACTCATTGGGCATTGCCTTGCGGAAGAAGAAACCGCTCAAATCAGGTGTCAAGTTGACAGATTTGCCAGGCGGAGGAGCGATGGCGAAGCTTTGGAAGACCATGGCTGTGAAGATGAACAGTTCCATCCGGGCCAGACTTTCCCCAACGCAAACTCTCTTTCCTGAAGCAatcaaaacaaagtgaaaattaGACATTAAATTAACGGAAAACTCTTTCCTAAGCTCGCCCCATCACTGATAACAGATTATGGGGTTTCTCACCGGGTCTTGGTATGGCTACTGGATCGGATATGCTTGCAATAGCTGCCGCACGATCATGTGACTGCTGCACGTATTGAAGTCTTGTAGAAGTGTAGCAGCCATGTTTGTCACACAATGTTTGGCGGCTACGAACAACACACATCGGTACAAACATACTGAGTCTACTTTACTAGTGCACGCAAGTTAATGCATGATGATCATCTGGTGAAGGAGGTAATAAATCTATAAGATCAAATATTGTAAGAGGTGTCAAAATGCAACACAGACCACACCTGCGATGAATGAATAGAGTGAAGGAAGCCTTAGAAGGAGGACTGACACTGTAACATAACAAACTGACTGTGTGACAGACGTGAACGAAAAGGGGTTGTGAGTGCTTGAAGAATAATGCCGCCCTGTGACCTCCGATGGAGATGTGGAACTGTGGAGAGTAGTTATGAGTACACAAAGTAATTTGGTGCCCGTGGTCACGCTGATGCGCCGTCACTTCAATGTGGGAGTTTCACGGGAATAACAGGCTAGAGGAGGTATTTTGGGTACCTTCTGTCTGAAAGCCCATCCTTTAGGGAACTGTTACCCCGAGTGAAAGCCCTACCTAGACTCGGATTGTGGCCAGAATTCTAACTCGTGCACTTGGGGACCCCGGGGCTTCCAAAGCACGTGGTTCAACTATACCATCGACAGTGTGTGCGGACAATCGTGTACATTCTGGGACGTGGAGGGTACTTGCTATGAAGCAGCCTTACTTCGGACCACATTGTGCAAGCTGTGTGGCTCATTCCCATGTAAAGTGAGGGTAGGagcatattttcattttttccaacaTAAGCCAAGGGACTAAGaggggtgcgtgtgtgtgtgtgtgtgtgtgtgtgtgtgtgtgtgtgtgtgtgtgtgtgtgtgtgtgtgtgtgtgtgtgtgtgtgtgtgtgtgtgtgtgtgtgtgtgtgtctgtgtgtgtgtgggtgtgtgagtgagtgagtgagtgagtgtgctaATATCAAAGTTGTTTGCCTTGTCTTGGCTAACTCATTCTTTTGAAGACAGACAACCCtggtatatttatgtatgtataatatGTACTTGAAAGTACTAAACATAATTTTAATAATGGGGTATGAGAGACCTCGTCAAATAAAACGTTTATGGATGTTTGTTTGAATGACAACCATTCTAGTTTAGATCTCAAAGGGAAATAGATTGTTCCTCCACTGGGCGTCACGAGGCAACATTCACGAATGGCTTTGTTGTTAATTGTTAACCATCACTAATAATTATAAATTATTTTCGAGTTTAAAGCATAAAAGCACGCGGTTCATCTCTTGATAGCAAGGTATATGAATGAACAGCGATATACGTAAATGGACAAATGCATCAATTATATGATCATATCAATCTGGTGTCAAATACCACTAATCACACTCTCAAGAACGGCTGTAAGATTTTATAGGAAATTTAAGGACCGGTATCCGAGTacggcctttttctttttcactcagCCTTTTGTATCTCTAGGTAAGTGTCCCTCTTAGGTGAAAACCTTACCCACACCGAAGGGCAGGAATCCCTCCTTGGCCATAGAGAATTTGCCGTTCTCATCCAGCCAGCGCTCCGGCTTGAACTCCTTGGGCCGATCCCAGTAGCGACTGTCATAGTGCACAGACGTGACGGTAGTGTTCACGACTGTTCCCTGCAAAGACACGTGTGTTTATTTCATTCGCCAGTTCTAGAAATAGTGTTATGCTTTTCATTAGTAAAAGTCACTGGAGTACTCATATTATGAGAGTAACGCACCTGTGGAATGGTGTAGCCCCCTAGTTGCGTGTCATTGTTGGCCACGTGCTGCAATCCGAAGTTTACCAGTGCACAAGCTCTCATCGTTTCGTTGATCACGGCCTCCATGTACGGCATTCTGAGACAGACGCAATGAAAAGGCAAGCAAAGATATGAAACACCTGTTTATAATTACGTGGTGGTGAAACACCTGTTTATGCTTACAAGGTGGCACCTAAGCAGGTATTGACAAATGaacaagacaggaaagaaattcACCTACCTGGACTTTTCCGCCAAGGTGGGCAGAGCTCCACTGGGAAGCACTTCGTCAATCTCAGCATGCAACTTGCGTTGAACCTGTGGGTGTGCCGCCAGGTAGCAACACAGCCACGTGAAGGTGTTGACGGTGGTCTCACTTCCCGCGAAGAACATGTCGAACAATATAAATACCAACTCCCACTCTGAAACAGACATGAAAGTGACCTTATTGGGAGTTTTCAGGAATGGAGAAAATTTGTATGAATTAGAAGAAATGTCATCCAAATGTGGACATGACCCTAAGTGGTCATAAATCTCGATGAGCGTAATAATGTATAGCTCAATAAAAGACTAAACTGATAGAGGAATCCCTTAGACCACACAGTAATTGACGAGGGAGCTATGGACTTACCGCTGAAAGTTGTCTCTGGGTCATCTTTCTTGGCCTCAATCTCCACCAGGTAGCTATCAATGAGGTCCCGCGGGTTGTCTGAATCCAAAGTGGTCTTGTGCTCCTCGATCTCTTCCTGaccaaacaaaggaaaaaataaatcacgCCCTTCATAGCATAACTCCTCTGATCAAATTCTATCTCCACTTCAAAACTTGACAATGTCGCACTTGTCAAACTTAACTGTTggtaacaaagaaagaaataatctaAAAGTGTCATCTACGTTATCAACCAGAAGAGCTAATGGAGGATAAAAATAGATCAAATGTATACCTGCAGAAAGCTCACCTTAAAGTATTGGATAAACTTCTCCTTCACATAAATTATTCCATGATACTTTATGAGGCGTTTAAAGAGGAAATCCGGCATGATATTTTCCAGCCACGGCAAGAAGTCTTTGATGGCCATTCGATTCGAAAGTAACACGAATTCTTCCATAAGCTTTATGAACTCTTGTAACTTCTTGTCTTCCGCATCGAATTGTCTGCCTGTGGGGATAAGAAACCACTTTTactaataaatagatgaaatggaCAAGACTGGAATTGTGATGCAGAAAAGTAAACTCTTGCCTAGGTTCACTCGCCACGCACTTGCCACCATGTGCCAGATCACGTTGAGCACAGACACGTGAAGCTGATGGGGAATCATAACAGGTGTTCCAACAACCTCAGCGAGAGTCTTGCGCAGCTTGAGGGCTTGGTGCTGCACCGCCCCCACCAGGGAGGACTTGCCCATGCCAAGGTCACGCAGCTGTCGCATCGTAAATCTCCGGTTGTTGTGCCAAAAAAGACCATTACTTGATGCGATTCCTGTTTAAGAACACAATTAATTAATAATTCAGTTACCTGTGCTGTAACTTCATACAATTTTACATCTCGACACTTTTCACGTCTCTCCTTCGTGACGTGTATGTGGTGAATATTACGAAAGGCACTCAAGGTTCAAGCAGCGTGCTGGCTGCTGGCCTGGTCAAGTGGTCTCACCGTGAGTAGTTTCCTCAAAGATCCTGAAGGtctcccagtttggtctgtcgGAAAGCTCGAATCTGGAGTAAGCTTCCCTCACCAGTTTGTAGTCCTTCAGAAATACCATCAACTGAGTCCCCATCCTCCACCTGCGTCAGGAAGACTATGTTACTCAACATGC of Portunus trituberculatus isolate SZX2019 chromosome 37, ASM1759143v1, whole genome shotgun sequence contains these proteins:
- the LOC123514416 gene encoding cytochrome P450 2L1-like isoform X2 produces the protein MLVEVFLFAVLVFLLWKTFSKPPGLPPGRWGLPLVGYIPWTNKNFEEQVIDLHQQYGDIFLWRMGTQLMVFLKDYKLVREAYSRFELSDRPNWETFRIFEETTHGIASSNGLFWHNNRRFTMRQLRDLGMGKSSLVGAVQHQALKLRKTLAEVVGTPVMIPHQLHVSVLNVIWHMVASRQFDAEDKKLQEFIKLMEEFVLLSNRMAIKDFLPWLENIMPDFLFKRLIKYHGIIYVKEKFIQYFKEEIEEHKTTLDSDNPRDLIDSYLVEIEAKKDDPETTFSEWELVFILFDMFFAGSETTVNTFTWLCCYLAAHPQVQRKLHAEIDEVLPSGALPTLAEKSRMPYMEAVINETMRACALVNFGLQHVANNDTQLGGYTIPQGTVVNTTVTSVHYDSRYWDRPKEFKPERWLDENGKFSMAKEGFLPFGVDDHHALTCVH
- the LOC123514416 gene encoding cytochrome P450 2L1-like isoform X1, with the protein product MLVEVFLFAVLVFLLWKTFSKPPGLPPGRWGLPLVGYIPWTNKNFEEQVIDLHQQYGDIFLWRMGTQLMVFLKDYKLVREAYSRFELSDRPNWETFRIFEETTHGIASSNGLFWHNNRRFTMRQLRDLGMGKSSLVGAVQHQALKLRKTLAEVVGTPVMIPHQLHVSVLNVIWHMVASRQFDAEDKKLQEFIKLMEEFVLLSNRMAIKDFLPWLENIMPDFLFKRLIKYHGIIYVKEKFIQYFKEEIEEHKTTLDSDNPRDLIDSYLVEIEAKKDDPETTFSEWELVFILFDMFFAGSETTVNTFTWLCCYLAAHPQVQRKLHAEIDEVLPSGALPTLAEKSRMPYMEAVINETMRACALVNFGLQHVANNDTQLGGYTIPQGTVVNTTVTSVHYDSRYWDRPKEFKPERWLDENGKFSMAKEGFLPFGVGKRVCVGESLARMELFIFTAMVFQSFAIAPPPGKSVNLTPDLSGFFFRKAMPNEFVFTAREQ
- the LOC123514413 gene encoding cytochrome P450 2L1-like, which gives rise to MLVEVFLFAVLVFLLWKTFSKPPGLPPGKWGLPLVGYIPWTSKNFEEQVMDLHQQYGNIFLWRMGTQLMIFINDYKLMKEAFSRAEFIPRPDWDVLTLIDEAPHGIVSSSGILWHNNRRFTLRQLRDLGMGKSSLVGAVQQQCLKLRETLAKGAGTAVVINHQLHLSVINIIWYMVASRQFDAENKRLHEFVDLLSDLVILSNRLAIKDFMPWMQNVMPDFLFKRLIKYHEMMDMKEKFLQFFREEVEEHKATLDPNHPRDLIDSYLLEMEAKKDDPETTCSERDLMFLMFEMFSAGSETTSNTFTWVCCYLAAHPQVQRKLHAEIDEVLPSGALPTLAEKSRMPYTEAVIHEVMRACSLINFGVQHMAASDTQLGGYTIPKGAVVSTTVTAIHYDSRYWDRPEEFRPERWLDENGKFSMVKEGFLPFGVGKRVCVGESLARMELFILTTMVFQSFAIAPPPGKSVNLTPDLSGFFFRKAMPNEFVFTAREQ